In Centroberyx gerrardi isolate f3 chromosome 14, fCenGer3.hap1.cur.20231027, whole genome shotgun sequence, the genomic stretch AATATATTTCAGtcatatgaatgtttttttaatataggGGCTGAATTGGATCAAAAATGCACTTTATTTGATATTTTGTAACGTCTCTAACATTTCCCATGTGCTTGCATTGTGCAGGATTTTTGGTTTCCCCAAACATTACACGGATGTGAACAACATGGGTCGGAGCCAGAGGCAGAAAGTCCTGGGTCGTTCCTGGAGCGTCCCGGTTATCCGTCACCTCTTTGCCCCACTCAAGGATTATTTTGAATGTGAATAGGGACTGAGAGCCGAATCCTCATTGTGTTTAACAATGAGGATCAATTGTTATCCCGTCTTTTAAAACAGACCTAACTTAGTTTTACTATTGTCTTTATGCTATATGAAATGTTTACGGATGTTCTTTTATTCCTCGGTGTAGTTAGTCAGTCGTATGATCAATTTTTTTAGCAGGCATTGACACTTTTCAGTTCTGTTTCATGGGAGGAGGCCTACTTTGTTAAATGACGGTGCTGTGATCAAACAATAACCCTGTTCACTACAGGTCTCTACCTCAATACTGTTTGACTGGTTACAAATCTGCAATTTTTTATCTCTATTTAATGtaatgaatgatgatgaatttatattgttttatattataatattcttATCAGGGGTTTGTTAGTCTGGTCTAATCATGATCCTCATTAATCATGttgcattttaatgttttgtacTCGTAAAATCTGAGAAAATTAAGGGGTTAGCCAATTTTGACTCTTGGTTTAATCCATTTTAATCCAAATTACACAGCCTCTCCATGGTGCACCAGCTATTTTGTCCAAAATTACCTCATTGGACATTTTTGCTACCATGtcttactgtactgttttgTGATGTTATTTATACAACGTCAGTGACATTTTGTGTCTACTCATCGAAGACTGACTTTGCTGTGACTGTTATCAGGTGTTGCAGCCAGAATAGTTTCTTTAATATTTCCAAAACCACTGACATAACTAAATTGTTAGGCCAGCTGTTTTACAGAGGTGGCTACCATTACAGTACTGCAGTGGCCTGATAACAGTGTCACCTAGTGTGAGAGAAATGTAGCCTACCTTAAACCTCACTGAGACTTTCCTGTGGTGCTGAGACTTTACCCAttagtttgcatgtgtgtaataACTGTACTGTGGTAAATAGTAAGGTGAATttaatctctctttttttatgttCAGTGTGATAGTTTGAAATTGCAGCTTTCATCATTCTCCATACACATTGATTTGTGCTTAATGCTGTTCAAGTGTACCTTAAAATATGAATTGATTTTATGCAGACCTACCCTATCATTACTGAATGAATAATTTGAGCTTTATTGAAAAATGGTGCAGCCCTTCAATATGAAAGTAGTGCTTAGGCCTATATCATTGTTATTTGTTCCTTTGGTTGaccacacatccacacattaCTATTCACAGAGGATGTGTAGAGTATGTTTAGGAGTGTGAGATCATGTCGTTCAAACACCAGCAGGGCAGTGTTACACATGGGCCTTATTCACACGCATGCCCTTCAGTtgtgatgaaaatgaatcaGCCATGAGTGACATTAGCCTGTGTTTTGATATGTTCGACACCAATACctcaaattgttttttgtttgggaCTTTTGATGCCTGAAGGTGCTATGCTAATGGTGCTAACTTTGTATGTACAATTTAGAAAGGCCTatatgttttaatgttgttttccaaAGACCTCGGCCCTTGGCACCAGCTAAAGGTGCACTTCTACACTGCTGTTCTGCAGTGATGTACCCTTCAGTTGTGTGTTCTTGTTGGAAATGAGAAATAAACTGACGTAGTGTAATTTCAATGTGATTTGTGCTGCATTTCTACGGTGAAACGCCAGATGGCAGAAACATACAGTCGATGTAAATGTCAGTTTACGGGTATGCTTGTTTTCCTTCCTCTGCTCCGCCGGAGTGGGCGAGGCTTTCACTTGAGcctgaatgaaaatgtgtaacGGCGCCCCCCCCGGCCGGTGTATAAATACACGTCGAGCGCACAGTTGAGATTGACAGCATCAGCCATCACCACACGGTATTTAAATCAATCAACAGTCGCCGGCGAATGGTGATATTAACGCTAGTTGCTAGCAAGACGAGAAAGTCGAAAAGTTTTTTCTTCATACCGTTCAGGCCTCTGACAAGTTTCCactgagattttattgaaagtCGTGCCATCGGTGTATACTTAGCGTAAGTTGGAGAGTTATATTCAACCTGTtaaactttttgtgaaaaaagtAGTTAGCGGTTAATACTAGGAAGTGTTTCAGCCAGTTGGCTAGCTAGGATAGCAGTTACCGTTAACTAGACTAACTTTAAACTTCACAGGGTTAACAGTGTGCAGTGTACCTACGTTGTTTGTTAGGACTCAGTGAAGTCAGTAACTTGTGTTTGCTGGAATGGGACAGTAACATTTAGCTTTTTGTCTTACGAAAACTAACGCGAAAGTAAGTCTATGTGAATGATGTCAAGACACATTTCTGCTAATGGCGTTGTTCATATCGGAAAGTAGTCGCGTTaaattgctaacgttagcttgcagCAAAAGTTGGCATTAGTGAAGTTTGCGAATGAGACAGGCCCACTTCTACTAGGGCCGGAGTTTTTAACCGGGGCTCATAACTGGATGTTTATATCATAATAAGTGGACAGTTGTGTTGTAACTGCAGTTGTATTTGTCAGTTTTATGGGATGGGAAAGTAAGGCTAGGCGATGAATGTTAACTGTATTTGCACATTTAACTGTATATGGGGACACCGCATGCAAATATAAGTAAAGGAAGGGCTGCATGAGTTAATCTTGATTTGACGGTACATCGTTAAATAGCGGCAGTACAGTACTACTTCTTCAGGGATCAGGTGAAGGCCAGCGGGGTGGGTGTAACTAAAACACTGTGATTAGAGACGTGAGGGGCTGATGGCAAAAACTAAGGCCCTGGTGATACAGTAGCACAACTAGGTTAGTATTGTTTATTATTCTATCTCTGGTAATTTCTCATAACCTGTCCAGGATGGCTGTGAACGTGTACTCCACATCTGTGACCAGCGATAACTTGAGTCGCCATGACATGCTTGGATGGATCAACGAGTCTTTACAGATGAGCTACTCTAAGATTGAGCAGTTGTCTTCAGGTGTGGTAAACTGTCAGGCTACTGTTTATAATAGTACTAACTTTCTGCGTTGAGTGTTTGCAGTGTTCAACATATGTGTGAAGTTCAGAAATGAGGGTTGTCTGATGGTGGAAAGATGTCTGTCTGTTCACACAGGGGCAGCTTATTGCCAGTTCATGGATATGCTGTTCCCCGGATGCCTACCTTTGAAAAAAGTTAAATTCCAAGCCAAACTTGAGCATGAATACATACataattttaaaattttacagACAAGTTTCAAGAAGGCTGGGGTTGACAAAGTGAGTATTTGATGCtcttttctctcatcctttTGTAAATGCTGAAGCAGGTGAAGCATGCAAACTATTCCATTCTTTAAATTTCTATTCTAGATAATCCCTGTGGACAAACTGACCAAAGCAAAGTTCCAGGACAACTTTGAGTTTGTGCAGTGGTTCAAAAAGCTCTTTGACGCAAACTATGATCAAAAGGAGTATGATCCAGTTGCAGCTCGCCAAGGACAGGAGACGGCGACACCTTGCCCTGCATTGGTGGCTTCTAGCAAACCCAAGAGGGTCACATCTGGTGAGCCCAAAGTATTTTCACCCAATAATTTGTCACAGCCTTTAGCCCACTTTCTGAAGtctaaatatttgtttttgcttCAGAAAAGCTCATCCAACCTGCTGACAAACCAGTTGCTAAAATCGGTAAAGTGTTCTATTGGTTGTCAGACAAGGGTTCTCATGTTGGGCGAGTCACTTTGCAGGACTTTCAGAAAAGACGTGGGAGTCACTGGGTGGTCAGTGTATGGGTCGCACTCAGCTTTCTGCTACAGCTAGTCACAAGAAGAGCCATTGGGCTGTAGATACATGATTGGCCTAAAAGCCGTGGTGCACTTTGTCTTGAGGCTGCAATATTGGCAGGAACTGGTGGTGTGATGGATGTTGGCAGCATCAGTGGGCACCTTATTAACAAAATACACTGCAGGTTAAGTGGGATGATATTGAAATGATAAACTGATGCGAGGTaattgcctctcctctcctatttctttttttttttttattattatttccccaTATATCCAGCGCCGGTAAATTCTACCCAGACGGCGAGCCCATCCAGGTCAGTGCGACCTGCAGCACGGAAACCTGCAACAGGTGCAGGGGGTGACAAGGCACAGCTGGCTGAGGAGGTAAGGCCCAAATGTAGTATTATCACAATACCAGACTTTTTTACTTTGATACCAATactaagtttaatatctaaaaatgtgATACCGCTATGATGCCatggcaaacaagaaaaaacggCAAGCAATGTCACAAAACAACCACTGTCTTCATTTTAACCAAAAGCACCATGAGCCAtcaaccctaaaccctaacccatgAATATCAATAGCTGGGATAACTTCCAAGTATTCAACTCTTGAATGACAGCAAATGGCAGAATAAATGTATGGACATCTTGAATAAAACTGTGCAGTGATGTCTTGTAAAAATCACAGTGGACTgcactgactgctgcagtccactgttAAGAGCCAGTCTGTGGCTTTGGCTGTCTAttccagtcctcctcctcctccttttttaaaggaaaaatccaccctatgATACTGTGACAGTGTTCTATATCATCAATCaatgatgttcaatgcattccaggagttatttagttcGTTATGtgatgatgaagtgttgtaatttacctatttgttgtacccactttccctcaaccttctTCGTTTACTTCTATTTGTTAGTGacttcctacgtttcccagaatgcctttcaacaaccccaagagaacaggcgtgaacttgttTCATTCAGCTCGGGGTTGTATGTGACCAGAGTAAatttagcttgatattggatattttaCTCTGGTTTTTGTGTGTAGCCGGAGAGCAATAGAGGTAGCCATAGCTACCGTTAAGTTTTAGATGGTTGAAAAATGTTATCCTATTatactccactgtagctgcgctggaaatatcttgtcACATTGTCTCTGTTTGGCCAGATATCCatgggggaaaaagaaaaatacattgcCAAAGAACTAAATgaacccagaaatgcaaggaccatcaccaatagctgttttttaacagtgttaaagtgttttggggtggatttttccttttactaTTACAATCGACGTGCCATTCACATGTGTATATACCCTCTGTAGCTGATGTTGAAATGGAATTTCACCTGCAGAAAACATTTGGTTAAAGTATCTAGCGTTTAGAAAAGTAAATGTTGACTTGAATCTCTCACAGTGGTATCGATGTAGTATTGAAATGTAATTTATCGTGACAAAGCTAGCCCAGAGATCAGAGGTGGTGCTGTGGTCAATACTCCTGTCTCTTGGAATGTATCTGCTCCTTCAGGCCAAGGATCGGTCCTGACCAGAAAATCATTTGTGCCTGACTCTACTCACTGTTACaataaagggagaaaaaaaatacaatcataAAGGGGTGATGGTAATTTTAGgcttttgtatttcttttgcATGTCATGTTCTCAGTGCGTAATTGCATCCTCTTGTTCATTTTCAGATCGGTTCTCTAAAATTAACAGTTGCTAatatagagaaagaaagggacTTTTACTTTGGAAAGCTGAGGAACATCGAACTGATCTGccaagagaaggaagaaggagacCCGACCCTGCAAAAAATTATGGACATACTTTATGCCACAGATGTAAGTAATtctcatgtaaacacacacacacacacacacacacccagctcaGCTGTCAGATTTGCATCTTACTTTGCATATCATAATGCTGTTCAAAGTACAAAGTGTTTCTCTCCTCACAGGAAGGATTTATTGTTCCTggtggggaaggggaggagccaGAAGAGTTCTGATTGGAACAGCAAACCACTTCTAGACTAAACCTTAATCAcacattttaccttttttatacacacacacacacacacacgttaatgATGCACTTATTCAAACCCATTGCCACTTTGTGTTTAAATGCATATGAATTTCACTGCTGTTGGCCGCCTTGGTCCATGCTTTATTTGAGCCATAAGCAACATTTCAGAGACTGCTGCTCCAGTCTTCAAAATTTAAGAAGCTCCAGATGagttttttccttcttcctcctctctgttctaaCCGTGCCTTTCGGTTTTGTTACATGACTTTTGAAATGGGAttcaattttttgttttttttctgtgattggaTGGAAGTGCTTGTTTTATCAAATGAAAACTAAGCATAATCTTAGTCTTTAAAGCAGCCTCAATTGAAAGTGATTGTTAAATCTCTAAGATTGTACTTGTCTGTGTTTTGGAAAGAATGAGACattaacttaaaaataaaatatttgaaattttcctatgacattacaaaaaaattaaagatgAATTTAGATTTAAGTTTTGTGATTGTACTTTTTTCGTATGTAGCTGTCCctgctcatacagacagcacaGTGACTTCTCTTTTGTGTTTCATCACCAGCAATGTGGAAATGCTGATTCTCGGTAAAGAGGGAACAAACTTGCATCTAGAGTGCAAGAGTTAGAGCCACAGTGCCGTCATAACAGGTGTGACAAACTGATACAGTCAATACAGACTGATCATATGAGAGGTTCTAGATAAGGAAATGAGTGTTGAAGATgcagaaaggatttttttttttattcaggaCATGATAATTTCAGAGCCAGACAGTGTTGTTCAGTACTGACACATATCTCACGCCGTGCTTTACTTCCCCAATTAAGGCAAAAACAGGATGTGTTGCACTCAGCACAACTTCCTTGTTTGTAATGTAAGTAGACCATAGTGGCATCTTGAGCAACCTGAGCCATGTTTATTTTTAAGTACAAGCTCTTAAATGTTGAGATAGAGAAATTGTGCAAAAATACAACCAGAGATACCTGTATTCTACCACAAGGGGTCAATAGTGGTCACAATTACACTGCAGTAAATCCTCTCAGACACATTTGGAGAGGTGGAACTGAGACCTGCATCCTGTCTCAGTTGAAGTCTGAGAACTTGTGTGTTGAAAATCAGCTGAGTGTGTTCCTCTTGATATGTGATAACAGTGATGAGGAAATGGAGGAAACATGAAGAATTAGAAGGGAGAGCAGATGAGTGACATGGTGCAAGCCCACCTACATGCATTTAGGGTTTAAACAACAATATTTATGCAATGATTTTAATATATTTCAAGTAGGGCTGAATTCACCTTTATCATGTATGACTCTCCACTAGCCAGCAAGCGTCACCTCTAGTTAGGAGCAGGGTAACTCTGCCAAACATCTGCTTTGTCCAGTCTCAGTGAATCTCAGTCATATTGAGGACATCTGGTTGGAATTACTTTGCCACAGTCCAGAGATGTGACCacgtcaactttgctcaagtcccgagtcagtctcaagtcaagtttctagtctaaatgtagattaccaagtcaagtctatgtcattaatgtcaagtctcaagtctaaatgtagaacatcaAATCAAGGGTCCAgtttcaatttaatatcttaaagaaaactaaatatctaggacttgaCCTGATTtcaataggataaaaacttggtaagagcatcatgagtctgatttctataatcagtgtcaacttcaataaattcaatcattccatacaaattcagaaagcagaatttaaattcagtcgtctggtggaacaaatctcatcactttcaatctaagtcgtttacacaaacacaagatctcaagtcaagactttagaaaccttaagtcccaagtcaccagaacccaactcaagtcaagtctcaagcaattaaaactgtgactcaagtctgactctagtccaggtcatgtgactcgagtcctcaCCTCTGCCACAGTTCAATTTCTAACCTTTATTAAAAAATGATGTTCTTTTTGGGGCCATGAATGGGTAACGTCACTCGGACACTGATGATATTTCCCAAGGTTTCAACATCCTTCCCATCTGAGAAGGAGTGGGATTCTGGTTGCTTGGCTGTATGTCCAGTTTTATCACTCCGGGCACTTCCTCGCCCGCCTGAACTAGTCTCATCACCTCCTCAAAGGACAGCTGGGCTGCTCCGGTGTCTGTGGAGGTTTCTTCACTGTTGTTTTCACTGATGCCTGAATCTGAACCTGAAAGTGTCTGCTGGTCCAGCTGTTCAGTACTGCGGTCCGTCGATGTCAGGCGAGAGGAACCGAGGCGCCACTGTTTGTACCCGGTTGAGTCTATGGGCTCCACGAACCTGGTGATGACAAAGAGGCTTAACATCACAGTGATGGATACAAAGCTGTTTAGGTTTAAAGGGGAATGACACTCAACGTAAGAATTAATTAATAGATCCACTGCATGTTTATTCAGTTAGCAGTTATGAAACAGAAATGTGGCCTTATCCTCAGAAAATCCCCTTGTGTGCTACAGGTTTATATTTTACATCTTTGGTTTGTGGTTTTGGTAGagacttgttcatgttcacagacTGCTGGATCATAGGAATAACAGATGAGTAGAATGAAAGGTATTCCCCTCTCGCTTTGATTAAGGTGTTTAAGTAACTtgagattaaactttattgatcccctttaTTGATTAGGCGGTTGCAGCAGCAAATCATGAGGTTGGAATTAtaagatattgagcatcaaagatttttACGTACATTACAGCTGGCAAAAGCTGTTAtccatacaaaaaaacaaaacaagcataaagtaacattcatacatcatgaatat encodes the following:
- the LOC139928758 gene encoding microtubule-associated protein RP/EB family member 1-like is translated as MAVNVYSTSVTSDNLSRHDMLGWINESLQMSYSKIEQLSSGAAYCQFMDMLFPGCLPLKKVKFQAKLEHEYIHNFKILQTSFKKAGVDKIIPVDKLTKAKFQDNFEFVQWFKKLFDANYDQKEYDPVAARQGQETATPCPALVASSKPKRVTSAPVNSTQTASPSRSVRPAARKPATGAGGDKAQLAEEIGSLKLTVANIEKERDFYFGKLRNIELICQEKEEGDPTLQKIMDILYATDEGFIVPGGEGEEPEEF
- the LOC144542323 gene encoding uncharacterized protein LOC144542323 translates to MESVFVRFDSYSFESDKRFQSGLVSLEESSISRDHKKVLEMKLFFYNRFVEPIDSTGYKQWRLGSSRLTSTDRSTEQLDQQTLSGSDSGISENNSEETSTDTGAAQLSFEEVMRLVQAGEEVPGVIKLDIQPSNQNPTPSQMGRMLKPWEISSVSE